A portion of the Nomia melanderi isolate GNS246 chromosome 2, iyNomMela1, whole genome shotgun sequence genome contains these proteins:
- the Fkbp39 gene encoding FK506-binding protein 39kD: MFWGLIMEPNKRYTQVVEKSFHVSMASLDLTTADDNLVQVMLCYDNRNYLLCSLKKGTTWQVPLDLNFQEGTKIAFTCNGHGHVHLTGYVILDEDMDLDKLEEEEEEEEIKQLPDKKSKRKSVESPKNEKSVKRPKQEIEAESSEDEEIDLDDSDSDDSDEDADESLLMEEVEEDSDVEEDDNEEEEEQKKVKSHQKDKKNKQQQQQQQQQQQKKKEDTNKLVNGKDVKQDQQTKQKKNKGKQQQQQQQQQQLNEQNAQSNQKKRLIEGGVQVEELKIGSGLPAKTGKFVSVYYVGRLKNGKKFDSTTQGEGFKFRLGKGEVIKGWDVGIAGMKIGGKRRITIPPAMAYGARGSPPVIPGNSTLVFEVELRNVH; this comes from the exons ATGTTTTGGG GTTTAATAATGGAACCGAATAAACGGTACACACAAGTCGTTGAAAAATCATTCCACGTGTCGATGGCGAGTTTAGACCTCACCACGGCCG ATGATAATTTGGTGCAAGTAATGTTATGCTATGACAATAGGAACTACCTGCTTTgcagtttaaaaaagggtacaACATGGCAGGTACCTCTTGATTTGAATTTTCAAGAAGGGACTAAAATAGCATTCACATGTAATGGTCATGGACATGTACATTTAACTGGTTATGTGATACTTGACGAGGATATGGATTTAGATAAattggaagaggaagaagaggaagaagaaataaaacaattgccTGATAAAAAGTCAAAGAGGAAATCCGTAGAGTCACCGAAGAATGAAAAGAGTGTCAAACGTCCTAAACAAGAGATAGAAGCAGAATCATCGGAAGACGAAGAAATCGACTTGGATGATAGTGACTCTGATGATTCAGATGAAGACGCTGATGAATCATTATTAATGGAAGAGGTAGAGGAAGATAGTGATGTAGAGGAAGATGAtaacgaagaggaagaagaacaaaaaaaagTGAAGTCTCAtcaaaaagataaaaagaataagcagcagcagcagcaacagcaacagcaacaacaaaagaaaaaggaagatacaaataaattagtaaatggTAAAGATGTGAAACAAGATCAGCaaactaaacaaaaaaaaaacaaaggaaaacaacaacaacaacaacaacaacaacaacaattaaatgaacaaaatgctCAAAGTAATCAAAAGAAAAGGTTAATAGAAGGAGGAGTACAAgtagaagaattaaaaataggTAGTGGATTACCAGCAAAAACTGGGAAATTTGTATCTGTATACTATGTTGGTCGATTGAAGAATGGAAAGAAGTTTGACTCAACAACGCAAGGAGAAGGTTTCAAATTTAGATTAGGAAAGGGTGAAGTGATTAAAGGTTGGGACGTTGGTATTGCAGGCATGAAAATTGGAGGAAAACGACGTATCACAATACCACCAGCTATGGC GTATGGTGCAAGGGGATCACCACCAGTTATTCCAGGCAACAGTACACTTGTATTTGAAGTTGAACTTAGGAATGTCCATTAA